One Rhizoctonia solani chromosome 1, complete sequence DNA window includes the following coding sequences:
- a CDS encoding D-tyrosyl-tRNA(Tyr) deacylase yields MRAVIQRVSSASVIVDSNVVSSISNGLMCLIGIGDDDTAKDSEYIVNKILNLKVFDDPETGAMWKKSVKDIEGEILCVSQFTLMAKTIKGAKPDFHKAMTGELSRPFYASLLESMGRAYVPSRIKDGQFGAMMSVSLTNEGPVTLTIDSRKFEYTPVAENFR; encoded by the exons ATGCGTGCGGTGATCCAACGTGTCTCGTCCGCTTCCGTTATAG TCGACTCTAATGTAGTTTCATCGATTTCGAATGGGCTCATGTGCCTCATCGGCATTGGTGACG ACGATACGGCAAAGGACTCGGAATATATCGTAAATAAAAT CTTAAACCTCAAAGTATTCGATGACCCAGAGACCGGAGCAATGTGGAAAAAGAGCGTCAAGGATATCGAGGGCGAGATTCTGTGCGTCTCCCAATTCACACTCATGGCCAAAACCATCAAGGGGGCGAAACCAGACTTTCATAAA GCGATG ACAGGCGAACTATCCCGTCCATTCTATGCCTCGTTGCTCGAATCAATGGGGCGCGCATACGTCCCCTCACGAATTAAAG ATGGCCAATTCGGAGCAATGATGAGCGTATCGCTAACCAACGAAGGCCCCGTTACGCTCACCATAGACTCGCGTAAATTCGAGTATACGCCAGTTGCTGAAAACTTCCGCTAA
- a CDS encoding kinesin family protein yields MESQSTGTQCRTLVFAMSRYNMRAGIPTAFRSYPAVVNEGPRCAIWEALCATMAHPDLFKSFDIGSPSLKQSFVDAGLGCNNPLAHVLIEAKMVYPERHVSSVTSIGTGLARTIQVPDRSMLCQLLPTTAIQAMKDIAEDAEKVAEDMARRFSSTSGIYFRLSVDQGMQIVKMNKWDQRSEVAEHTRAYMRMLEVKQVMDKATEAIRLRKEAAPTARIGIVLPTFYHTLQPLHSQMAKFGSQQSMLLQRYSGASTDTHFTGCEPKLRRAELSILGSERERKVCVVYGIGGAGTQLVLKVVERTYDSWKEVIYIDASTRQSIETMLKAVAVANGIGAWLLALAIVHAGSFIGVSMSITEYRSLFIEQRQEALEAYSQLSAVVKTDNYGHTVYTTWLMCYNVLSPRAQQLLSLISFLHHTGITINIFRRAASYITSYRPRFPTTELENMAQRKLEDLLGTFLGTDKHWNGLSFSGVLNEILSRSLLEYEDVNQGYRIHPLVQDWVRTVAPYKDMTAECARSLLAMSAASCVDESLESIQFLMSVGLHVSGVLPEQTEKIGTDQALVFSRVYEKRGQWKEAERLHVYVQESLKQVLGNEHPDTLASIHRLAQSYLSLGRECWVTTTRALASMHELAGSYSSLGRYEDARALFAQLVDTTKRVLGNDHPDTLASMHELAGSYSSLGRYEDARALFAQLVDTTKRVLGNDHPDTLASMHELAGSYSSLGRYEDARALFAQVVDTKKRVLGNDHPRTLASMHELAGSYSSLGRYEDARALFAQLVDTTKRVLGNDHPDTLASMHELARSYSSLGRYEDARALFAQVVDTTKRVLGNDHPDTLTSMHALAQSYSSLGRYEDARALFAQVVDTKKRVLGNDHPDTLASMHELAGSYSSLGRYEDARALFAQVVDTKKQVLGNDHPDTLASMHELARSYSSLGRYEDARALFAQVVDTKKQVLGNDHPDTLASMHELAGSYSSLGRYKDARALFAQVVDTTKRVLGNDHPDTLISMHELAGSYSSLGRYEDARALFAQVVDTKKRVLGNDHPETLKSIHDIADVYLHLGLTQEARNLQINLDDYIRVFGENHPWVNHARGLITRIQTHRECAGNPSDRLETWTSLALIVKILPRYILFHRLRLSFGVMTVNHHPLRVLKCDPSLVNFDSPSPSTSRHVINDTETRTAIKAAAEELLQGQVVVFPTETVYGLGASALDVTAVQRIFSAKGRPSDNPLIVHVSDLQMLYTLLPSGFILPKTYERMIHAFWPGPLTLIFPADPAVVPPITTAGHPTVAIRMPSHPIARALIATSQAPLAAPSANTSGSPSPTRAIHVERDLGARGKVGIILDGGPCDVGLESTVVDGLGADGHLRILRPGGVTVEQIERVVGPETRVLVHQRDYADKTLENAPTTPGMKYRHYSPGVPVVLLVPVPQGEKSRMGEELQTVIDSFMSGATSGPRKIGLLLLDDSPLRGAIGALDRPPTHTFIRHSLGSIHQPAQAARNLFHGLITLEQDGADTIFVEAVDETKEGLAVMNRVRKAALHTREIRL; encoded by the exons ATGGAGAGCCAATCCACAGGAACACAGTGCAGAAC TCTGGTGTTTGCTATGTCAAGGTACAACATGAGAGCTGGTATACCCACTGCCTTTCGATCTTATCCTGCTGTCGTTAATGAAGGTCCAAGATGCGCTATATGGGAGGCCCTCTGTGCGACCATGGCACACCCGGATCTGTTCAAAAGCTTTGACATTGGTAGTCCATCGCTGAAGCAGTCGTTCGTTGACGCAGGGCTTGGATGCAATAATCCTCTTGCTCATGTACTAATCGAGGCAAAGATGGTATACCCAGAACGACATGTATCCTCTGTAACGAGTATTGGTACTGGCCTTGCGCGCACGATCCAAGTCCCCGATAGGTCCATGCTGTGTCAGCTACTACCCACGACTGCGATACAAGCAATGAAAGACATCGCAGAGGATGCAGAAAAAGTGGCAGAGGACATGGCTAGGCGATTCAGCTCGACGAGCGGGATATACTTTCGACTCAGTGTAGACCAAGGAATGCAGATTGTTAAGATGAATAAATGGGACCAGCGAAGCGAGGTGGCAGAGCATACACGCGCATATATGAGGATGCTAGAAGTTAAACAAGTAATGGACAAGGCTACGGAGGCAATTCGTCTACGGAAAGAAGCTGCTCCCACAGCTCGGATCGGTATAGTGCTACCTACATTTTACCATACTCTCCAACCACTTCATTCACAGATGGCGAAATTTGGATCGCAGCAGTCGATGCTACTCCAGCGATACAGCGGTGCCAGCACCGACACCCATTTCACAGGCTGCGAGCCAAAGCTACGCCGCGCCGAGTTGTCTATTCTCGGGTCCGAAAGGGAGCGTAAAGTTTGCGTTGTGTATGGAATCGGAGGCGCAGGCACGCAGCTCGTCCTCAAGGTCGTCGAGCGAACATACGACAGCTGGAAAGAGGTCATATACATCGACGCAAGCACCCGGCAATCGATTGAGACCATGCTAAAGGCCGTAGCAGTAGCCAATGGTATTG GAGCTTGGTTACTTGCACTTGCTATTGTACATGCCGGATCGTTTATTGGAGTCTCTATGTCGATCACTGAGTACCGATCCCTGTTCATCGAGCAACGACAGGAAGCACTGGAAGCGTACAGCCAACTCTCAGCGGTAGTCAAGACCGACAACTATGGGCATACTGTATATACGACCTGGCTAATGTGCTACAATGTACTCAGCCCACGAGCTCAACAGCTACTCTCGCTGATCTCATTCCTACACCATACCGGGATTACGATTAACATATTCAGGAGAGCAGCGAGCTATATCACGTCTTACAGGCCCAGATTCCCCACCACAGAACTCGAAAATATGGCACAAAGGAAGCTAGAGGACCTGTTAGGCACGTTCCTGGGTACAGATAAACATTGGAATGGACTTTCATTCTCGGGAGTTCTCAACGAGATTTTATCGCGCTCGCTGCTTGAATATGAGGACGTAAACCAAGGGTATCGAATCCACCCACTCGTACAGGACTGGGTCCGTACGGTTGCCCCGTATAAGGATATGACAGCAGAATGTGCCAGAAGTCTACTCGCTATGTCGGCTGCGAGTTGTGTGGATGAGAGTCTAGAATCAATTCAGTTTCTTATGAGCGTTGGGCTTCATGTCAGTGGAGTGCTTCCAGAACAAACCGAGAAGATTGGGACAGATCAAGCGTTAGTATTTTCTAGGGTTTACGAAAAAAGGGGGCAATGGAAGGAGGCAGAGAGGCTACATGTTTACGTTCAAGAAAGCCTTAAGCAAGTGCTAGGCAATGAGCATCCGGATACACTGGCAAGCATACACAGACTCGCACAAAGCTACTTGTCCCTTGGCCG CGAGTGCTGGGTAACAACCACCCGCGCACTAGCAAGCATGCACGAGCTCGCAGGAAGCTACTCGTCCCTTGGTCGATACGAGGACGCACGAGCTCTGTTCGCTCAGTTGGTCGACACAACGAAGCGAGTGCTGGGTAACGACCACCCGGATACACTGGCAAGCATGCACGAGCTCGCAGGAAGCTACTCGTCCCTTGGTCGATACGAGGACGCACGAGCTCTGTTCGCTCAGTTGGTCGACACAACGAAGCGAGTACTGGGTAACGACCACCCGGATACACTGGCAAGCATGCACGAGCTCGCAGGAAGCTACTCGTCCCTTGGCCGGTACGAGGACGCACGAGCTCTGTTCGCTCAGGTAGTCGACACAAAGAAGCGAGTGCTGGGTAACGACCACCCGCGTACACTAGCAAGCATGCACGAGCTCGCAGGAAGCTACTCGTCCCTTGGTCGATACGAGGACGCACGAGCTCTGTTCGCTCAGTTGGTCGACACAACGAAGCGAGTGCTGGGTAACGACCACCCGGATACACTGGCAAGCATGCACGAGCTCGCACGAAGCTACTCGTCCCTTGGTCGATACGAGGACGCACGAGCTCTGTTCGCTCAGGTAGTCGACACAACGAAGCGAGTACTGGGTAACGACCACCCGGATACACTGACGAGTATGCACGCGCTCGCACAAAGCTACTCGTCCCTTGGTCGATACGAGGACGCACGAGCTCTGTTCGCTCAGGTAGTCGACACAAAGAAGCGAGTACTGGGTAACGACCACCCGGATACACTGGCAAGCATGCACGAGCTCGCAGGAAGCTACTCGTCCCTTGGTCGATACGAGGACGCACGAGCTCTGTTCGCTCAGGTAGTCGACACAAAGAAGCAAGTGCTGGGTAACGACCACCCGGATACACTGGCAAGCATGCACGAGCTCGCACGAAGCTACTCGTCCCTTGGTCGATACGAGGACGCACGAGCTCTGTTCGCTCAGGTAGTCGACACAAAGAAGCAAGTGCTGGGTAACGACCACCCGGATACACTGGCAAGCATGCACGAGCTCGCAGGAAGCTACTCGTCCCTTGGTCGATACAAGGACGCACGAGCTCTGTTCGCTCAGGTAGTCGACACAACGAAGCGAGTACTGGGTAACGACCACCCGGATACACTGATAAGCATGCACGAGCTCGCAGGAAGCTACTCGTCCCTTGGTCGATACGAGGACGCACGAGCTCTGTTCGCTCAGGTAGTCGACACAAAGAAGCGAGTGCTGGGTAATGACCATCCCGAAACACTCAAGAGCATCCACGACATTGCAGACGTCTATTTACACCTTGGGCTTACACAGGAAGCACGAAACCTACAAATCAATCTTGACGACTATATCCGGGTATTTGGCGAGAATCATCCATGGGTTAATCACGCTAGGGGGCTGATCACAAGAATCCAAACCCACCGAGAGTGTGCTGGTAACCCTTCTGATAGGTTGGAG ACTTGGACATCACTAGCTCTCATCGTGAAAATTCTACCACGATATATCCTATTTCATCGACTACGCCTGTCCTTTGGTGTCATGACGGTCAACCACCACCCCCTTCGAGTTCTAAAGTGCGATCCTTCTTTAGTCAATTTCGACTCTCCATCTCCCTCGACCTCTAGACATGTCATAAACGACACCGAAACCCGTACCGCTATCAAAGCTGCAGCTGAAGAGCTACTTCAAGGCCAAGTAGTAGTCTTTCCAACAGAAACGGTCTACGGTCTAGGAGCAAGCGCTCTCGACGTCACAGCAGTTCAGCGGATATTCAGTGCTAAAGGACGTCCATCAGACAACCCTCTAATCGTACACGTCTCCGACTTGCAAATGCTATATACATTACTTCCTTCGGGATTTATTCTCCCCAAGACCTACGAACGAATGATTCATGCGTTTTGGCCTGGTCCTTTGACCTTGATCTTCCCTGCGGATCCAGCTGTTGTACCGCCGATCACCACAGCTGGGCATCCGACTGTTGCGATACGCATGCCGTCACATCCGATCGCTCGGGCGCTGATTGCAACGTCTCAAGCGCCCCTCGCAGCACCAAGCGCAAACACCAGCGGATCTCCTAGTCCTACTCGGGCGATTCATGTAGAGCGGGACCTTGGAGCTCGGGGAAAGGTTGGAATTATTTTGGACGGCGGGCCGTGCGATGTGGGGCTCGAATCGACGGTTGTAGATGGTCTCGGAGCCGATGGCCATTTACGAATACTGCGTCCTGGAGGAGTGACGGTCGAGCAGATCGAACGGGTTGTGGGTCCTGAGACTAGAGTGCTAGTCCATCAGAGGGATTATGCGGACAAGACGCTCGAAAATGCCCCGACTACACCTGGGATGAAGTACCGACATTATTCTCCCGGGGTTCCGGTTGTGTTGCTCGTCCCGGTTCCACAAGGCGAGAAGTCGCGAATGGGAGAAGAGCTCCAGACGGTGATCGATTCGTTTATGTCCGGTGCGACGTCCGGGCCACGTAAGATTGGCTTACTCTTGCTCGATGACTCACCGTTGCGGGGAGCTATCGGTGCCCTTGACAGACCGCCTACGCATACATTCATACGCCACTCGTTGGGATCTATCCATCAACCTGCTCAAGCAGCACGCAATCTCTTCCATGGGTTGATTACACTTGAACAAGACGGGGCAGATACGATCTTTGTCGAAGCAGTTGACGAAACCAAGGAGGGCTTGGCCGTGATGAACCGCGTTCGAAAGGCAGCGTTACATACTCGCGAGATTCGATTGTAG
- a CDS encoding Helicase conserved C-terminal domain has product MSAHLSEGPRLKRRRLSESSEAISEASSSSHAGSSDASDSDTGIDSGRTKRSVHPYHTKFALISLPPDCNVRPLDSEAISEASSSSHAGSSDASDSDTGIDSGRTKRSVHPELSDSEDDAPKLQFKFDTAPNRVTKTNRTQLARQPPAPKDVTFGSLGVKPSLVTSLEAMSIRRPTPVSDRMSAAGTIGNAKTGSGKTMAFAIPILQKLSEDPYGIYALELAFQISEHGDRRWNGHDGTSARAGKETHVVVATPGRLVDHMDSNGSEWSLSRLKFLVLDEADRLLTDTFAEDLAKILSKTPKDRQTCLFTATHGHRQSRALPMPPSARETDAVCIQTDSVETVGTLKQHYLLVPSHVREPYLFYALCNPPESIAHMRVAAPEPQEPSHKSKKPPPTIIFVSKPKTAAYLAKLLQTLGIRATALHSRLKQRERLNSLNLFRSRVVPVLISTDVGARGLDIADVALVVNWDFPGAPEEYTHRVGRTARAGRNGMAISFVTERDEERYTRSKRGLVSTEEKVLEGLNAVSTAKRIANMTAEVHEAISPYNNRGTNEADNTRRTSNRHQALTNTLTSSLALVQARMHARKVAHAGSFSHRIIRETDKGVLGKKVVQSVRNVNVQDIKAEGFTYGDTR; this is encoded by the exons ATGTCCGCCCACTTGAGTGAGGGACCGCGACTCAAACGAAGGAGGCTATCTGAAAGCTCTGAGGCTATTTCTGAagcctcttcttcctctcaCGCTGGATCATCCGACGCTTCAGACTCTGACACTGGAATAGACTCTGGTCGAACCAAACGATCTGTCCATCCTTACCATACCAAATTTGCTTTGATTTCTCTACCACCCGACTGTAATGTCCGCCCACTTGA CTCTGAGGCTATTTCTGAagcctcttcttcctctcaCGCTGGATCATCCGACGCTTCAGACTCTGACACTGGAATAGACTCTGGTCGAACCAAACGATCTGTCCATCCTGAGCTTTCCGACTCTGAAGACGATGCCCCAAAATTACAGTTCAAATTCGATACAGCTCCTAACCGAGTGACTAAAACTAACAGAACGCAACTCGCACGACAGCCTCCAGCTCCTAAAGACGTCACATTCGGCTCACTTGGTGTCAAGCCTTCACTAGTCACATCTCTGGAGGCCATGTCGATCCGGAGACCTACGCCTGTTTCAGATAGGATGTCTGCC GCAGGGACTATCGGGAACGCCAAGACAGGTTCGGGTAAAACTATGGCATTTGCTATTCCGATATTACAGAAATTATCAGAGGACCCGTACGGTATCTATGCACTG GAATTGGCGTTCCAGATATCCGAGCA CGGTGATCGTAGGTGGAATGGACATGATGGAACAAGCGCTCGAGCTGGGAAGGAGACCCATGTGGTTGTAGCTACCCCCGGTCGATTGGTGGACCATATGGACAGCAACGGGAGTGAATGGAGCCTGTCAAGACTCAAGTTCCTG GTGCTTGATGAAGCCGACCGGCTATTGACCGATACCTTTGCTGAAGACCTAGCGAAGATCCTATCGAAAACTCCAAAGGACAGACAGACCTGCTTGTTTACCGCGACACATGGACACCGGCAGTCGAGAGCCTTGCCAATGCCACCCTCAGCCAGGGAAACAGACGCCGTTTGTATACAGACAGATAG TGTGGAAACAGTCGGTACTCTCAAGCAGCATTACCTACTTGTCCCATCTCACGTCCGAGAGCCATACCTGTTCTATGCGCTCTGTAACCCGCCCGAGTCAATAGCACACATGCGCGTGGCCGCCCCCGAGCCTCAAGAACCATCACACAAATCCAAAAAA CCCCCACCCACCATCATCTTCGTCTCGAAACCCAAAACAGCAGCATACCTCGCCAAGTTACTCCAAACGCTCGGCATACGCGCCACCGCGCTCCATTCGCGGCTAAAACAGCGCGAACGACTCAACTCGCTCAACCTGTTCCGCTCGAGAGTCGTCCCGGTGTTGATCAGTACGGACGTGGGCGCGCGTGGGTTGGATATCGCAGACGTGGCGTTGGTCGTGAACTGGGATTTTCCGGGTGCGCCCGAGGAGTATACGCATCGTGTTGGGCGGACTGCTCGCGCGGGCCGGAATGGGATGGCGATTAGCTTTGTGACTGAACGTGATGAAGAGAGATACACAAGGTCGAAGCGCGGATTGGTG TCTACCGAAGAAAAGGTATTAGAAGGACTGAATGCGGTATCGACGGCTAAACGGATCGCCAACATG ACGGCGGAGGTGCACGAGGCTATCAGCCCTTATAATAATAGAGGAACTAATGAAGCGGACAACACCAGGAGAACCTCGAATCGACACCAAGCCCTTACCAATACTTTGACCTCATCGCTGGCACTGGTACAGGCGC GCATGCATGCTAGGAAGGTTGCGCATGCCGGTTCATTCAGCCATCGAATCATACGCGAAACTGACAAAGGTGTTCTCGGAAAGAAAGTGGTTCAGTCGGTCAGGAACGTTAACGTTCAAGACATCAAAGCTGAAGGATTCACTTATGGAGATACAAGATAA